In Takifugu flavidus isolate HTHZ2018 chromosome 13, ASM371156v2, whole genome shotgun sequence, the following are encoded in one genomic region:
- the nutf2 gene encoding nuclear transport factor 2 yields MVDHQQPQQQPPWEQIGSSFVHHYYKMFDTDRGQLASLYIDLSCLSFEGHQFQGKKAIMDKLNSLPFTKIEHIITAQDHQPTLDQCIASMVVGQLKADNDHIMGFHQCFILKHIGDAWVCTNDMFRLAIHNFG; encoded by the exons ATGGTGGAccaccagcagccccagcaACAGCCTCCGTGGGAGCAGATAGGATCCAGCTTCGTGCATCACTACTATAAGATGTTTGACACTGACAGAGGCCAACTTGCCAGTTTATAT ATTGATCTGTCATGCCTTTCTTTTGAAGGACATCAGTTCCAGGGGAAGAAGGCAATTATGGATAAACTCAAT AGTCTTCCTTTCACAAAGATAGAGCATATTATAACAGCACAGGACCACCAACCGACTCTAGACCAGTGCATCGCCAGTATGGTGGTAGGACAGCTGAAG GCAGATAATGACCATATTATGGGTTTCCATCAGTGTTTCATCTTGAAGCATATTGGCGACGCGTGGGTGTGCACCAATGACATGTTTAGGCTGGCCATTCACAACTTTGGCTAA